TCGAATTCATTTGCATCTTCATCATCCATAGATATAAGCTTTTCTTCCAACATCTTTAGCTGCTCAAGAATGGACATCCTCTCTTCCTCGAAATCAACAAACATTCTTCCAATTCTAGAAAAGcatcaacttgaactttatcatGATCATCCAATTCTTGATGACAACAAAAGTTGGCATCTTCTTTTGGTTCTTGATTCAAATCAATAGACAACTCCTCAATGTCCTCACCGTTGCCACAAGAGGCTGATAAAAATAATCCGCTTCTTGCAACACTTCCATCTTTGCTTCTCTTCAACATCCTGAGGCATATATAGTTGCTTGATTTATTGCCTGAGAAATTTTTCGATGCCACTGACATTGTCACAGAGGAATTGTCCAATTTCCGATAAATACATGAGGGTTACACTTTTTTGCCTGGGTTTATGGGTTTTAATTTAGTTACATACCAATAAAATAGTGACACGTCATTAATAAATTTGATCTGTTAAAAATGATGGCAAAATAGAGCCAAAAGATTGACGTCAATGACATTTTAGGCCCGAAAGATAGAAAAAAGGTAATTTTATACCAATTCACATAGttaaagggtattttaggcccttttccgtaTAATTTTAAACACAATAATGAATTTTGGAATTGGTAGAGTTTAGATATTGATTCAAGTcctttcaataaaaaaaaaagatttgatgGTAACTCAATGTTTAAAATGTTCCACATTTACAAGTtggaaattcaaattttattcactacatttttagtgaaaatcaagataaaaatatgaaacgAGGAAATGAGGaaattaatactaaaaataaattttataaatataaaattattttatcattaagttgtattaatttaatagataacgatttaaaatttccttttttagaagtcaaaactatattaattttgattgaactatttttatttaccatcttaaatattttagtaactttaaagaaactttcaattatttttaatttgaataaaaaataacgaATTTGTCGTGAGATTTGCACATTCCTTACTGAATGGTGctctatcattttttttaacatgtAAAAGGTTAAAAATGAGGCAGTGCAGCGTGGGTGCAGGGCAGATTGAGATTGACCCATATACTTCatccgtttcattttatatgtcatccatttctataaatagttagaccacaatacttgtcattttataaaatttatgcataaattaccatattttgcctattatacccttgatagaatagttaattaatcttgtcatttattaataaagttgacttaagaaaacattaaatacgGGTAAAAGGGTAAAGTtaaatcatttcttaatgcaagtgcaaagtaaaaaggtgacataaaatgggacggagggagtacatttTAACTGCTCCACTCAGCATaataacttttttcattttcaactcgCTCCACTCTGCataaatttttcaatatttttctttttttcattaaatttaatactaaaaataaattttataaatataaaatcattttatcattaagttgtattaatttaatagattgaactatcttaattttaattaaactatttttatttactatcttaaatattttagtaacttagaaactttcaattatttttattttgaataaaaaataatgaatttatcGTGAGATTTATACATTCTTTACTGAATAGTGCTCTATCATttttataacatgtaaaaagttaaaaatgagGCAGGCGTGCAGGGCAGATTGAGATTAACCCATATACATTTTAACCGCTCCACTCAACATaataacttttttcattttcaactcaCTCCACTCCGCataaatttttcaatatttttctttttttttcattaagtttaatactaaaaataaattttataaatataaaatcattttatCATTAAATTGTATTGATTTAATAGATTGaactatattaattttaattgaactattttcatttactatcttaaatattttattaactttgaagaaactttcaattatttctaatttgaataaaaaataacgaATTTGTCTTGAGATTTGTACATTTTATTTAGTGAATAGTgctttatcatttttataacagttaaaaagttaaaattaaatttatattcacCATAAACCCCGCAACTTGCCTCACCTTAATCAAAATGGACACAAATTGAAACAAGGGAGTGGAAGCAAAGTGAGATACACGGGTGCAAAGCTCTTCCCTCATTATCCTTTGAATATTTACAACTCATGGTATTGGTAAagttcctaattaattaaatactaGAAATTTGTTTGTAAAGAAATAGGAGAGTTAGATCATAAGATATGTTTTGTTGAAtaagacttttttttaatagtggGTTTTGGAGCAAATGATGATGTAATGCTCTTACTTGACTTCATTCTCTTCCCTTCCTTTGCAACATCTTGAAGGCTCATCACACTTCCCAAACGCCCAAATGAACGACTCTTCCCTTCATAATACTTTGATAACCCTCTTCTGCAAATTGcaaaattcatttaaattacAAGTGACAAAATtgtataatattaaatattacaaGTTCATTGAAAATCATGAGTATATTgcctaaatttatcaaaaagccattaaagaaaaaaaaaacttctagTGAAAATCCTATGATTTATTTATGCATAAAATTCATGACTATATTgcttaaatttatcaaaaagccattaaagaaaaataattattctatctTTGTCTTCCCTATTCTCACCAGAGAACCACCTAAAATCACCACAGTGACATTTTTGTGTCAAGCCGCCATCAATAACATATTTGATTAttcattacaaaaaaaatacaaataaaatgcttcattttaattcataattatcaatattttaaaaaaatatatacagatctaaatttatttatttatttatttatttattcagtaATAGTGATGTTGCCCACAACCTATCACCACGGCAAACATCTCTATACTTCATACTCGTCGTcttactattttatattttctcattttttgaaggaagaaataaatttaataaaataaagagaagtaAGGGGATGAAGAACACATAGAACTTACTTGATGGGAAGTTGAGCCATGAGTTGAGACAATTCATACAAAGGCCCAAAAGAAGACGATATATCATCATCTACCATGTctatagaagaagaagaagaagaatttgatTCAGAGAAATCATCGGAAATACTATTCACAACCACCCATTCCACTTCACTATTTGGACCCACTGCCTTTCCTCCTTCCATCACAATTAATATCAccaaattattttaagaaaaataagaataaattttTCTTAAGACGTAATTTCTAGCAAACTTCACCTGAGGAAAcagatatatataatttatagctttttaaaatttgtggtcaaGGATCAACCCTTCTTTTCAGGAGCGAGTGGATAGCGAAGGGCTGGGTGTGGGGGGATAATCACTGACGTGTATAATAATAAGCACTATTATTACTCACTCGCTTTCcgcctaatttatgtgatattttttatttttgatgaattaaataatttaagtttaattgaaaatttatatataaaattttagatttatatatttataaattacataaaaatatataaatcacaataattaataatttaaaatatttttaaaaaactataaaaaacttacaataaaaattaaatttatttaaatattaaaatctaaaaaatttcACATAAAATAGAACGAAATGAGTATTTGAATTTATACCCTTTAATAGTATTTTAGAGATTTTTTTCCATTCTAATATGTAAAGAGGATAAGGTGGATTTTTGAAGACATCCAAATCTGACTCACCGCCCTATCATTAACGGGACAATCCTCCAGATTTTGTCCCCCAAAGCTCTTTAAAcccacttttttaaaatttctatgCAACTCATCATTCTTATGCACcacatttcaatttctttaaaaacTAAGTAATGGGAAGTTGGTGTTATGTACCACCcaatatttattcataaaattatttatttaagataattttaaaatttattattgaaaataaattagacACCCTctgtccatttttaattgtcatattgtgcttttcaaaagtcaatttaattaatttttaaaattaaattagattacattcattcgatatttaaaaaaaaaaatagaaatgcaaaaactatacgaaaaggactataaatttcattttttttgcatataaatatgatgaaaatacatcgtaaaatgttagtcaaacttattattgtttgactttaaaaaatgaaaatatgacaattaaaagtggacggaggtagtatatatttgtataataataaatcaaCTCATTAAATGTagaataaatattgaataaagaTTATTAATATTGATAATTTCAAGTGTTTAGTCGtatacattttcatttttaatgtgTTT
The DNA window shown above is from Solanum stenotomum isolate F172 chromosome 6, ASM1918654v1, whole genome shotgun sequence and carries:
- the LOC125867142 gene encoding uncharacterized protein LOC125867142, with amino-acid sequence MEGGKAVGPNSEVEWVVVNSISDDFSESNSSSSSSIDMVDDDISSSFGPLYELSQLMAQLPIKRGLSKYYEGKSRSFGRLGSVMSLQDVAKEGKRMKSSKSITSSFAPKPTIKKKSYSTKHIL